Part of the Bacteroidota bacterium genome is shown below.
TTACATGCCCCACCAAATATTTTGAAGAGGCAAGCTCAATCAATTTTAGGCGAAGCAGCAAATATGGCATGGGCGTCCTTCGGGTTTCGATCACCTACCGGCTCTGCAAATGGGGCCTTATGAAATCCAAAATTTTCAATTTTGAGACAGGGAAACGATTGACTCCCACATCCTGAATCAACTTATGAATGACACACCAACCGCGAAAAAAACAAACCGCAAAGGGGGCATCACACGTTGGATCTTCCTCGGATTGGCCTTAGGGTTATTGGCCGTCGCACAATTTATCCTTGAGCTTGACCTTTCCTACCCGATCATCGGCGGAATCGCCGGAGGAACGTTGCTGCTGACGCTGATTTGGAGGCGGCTACCGCGCTTGATTCATTGGATCTTGCTTTTGCCTTTGTTCGCAGCGGCAGGATTGGCGGGCTACCTTTATTTTCTCAAGCTTGACAGACACGATATCTACGAATACGTTCCCAAGGATGCCATTTTTATCGTGGAAGCCGACAATCCGATTGAAAATTGGAAGTCATTGAGCAAGACCAAGATTTGGCGCCACATGAAAACGAATGACCTTTTTTCAGATATCGGGGGCGATTGTGACTACCTCGATACTTTGATCAAGGACAATCAACAGATTTTCAAACTCGTTTCCGGCAAAAAGCTGCTCGTGGTCGCCGAAATGATCTCCGAATCAGACTACGACTTCCTCTATTTGATGGATCTGAAGGAAGGAGGCAAGATTTCGGCTTTGCTGGACATCTTTAAAAGTGTGCTTAAATCGGCCGGCCTGCAAATGAACCGTCTGGAAATTGACGGCCACAAATGCTACGGAATCGGGGAAGGGAGTGACGAGGTTTTTCTCGCCTTCGAAGGCAATGTCATGGTGGCTTCCTATTCGAAGTTATTGATGACCAATGCATTCGAGCAAGCCAAAAAGCCATTCTATACTGACAACGACGAATTTCTCGCTTGCAGGAAACGCGCCTATCGCACGGAATCCGGAGAAAGCCTCGCCAAAGTCCACCTGAACTTTTCGCAGCTTGATGAGTACTTGGCCACTTTCATGGGCGAAGTGACGGGAACCGTTCGCAGCATGAGCGAAAACATGAACTTCGCCTCGTTTGACTTGAAAATGCATGACGAGTTTGCCGAGATGTCAGGAGATATGACCGTCGATTTGCAACGCGCATCCCTCCCCAATGTGCTCTCGACGATGCCCGGAAGCGAAATCCGATGCATCAATATGCTTCCGAGCAACACGAGCTTCATGATGGCCATCGACTTTGCGGACTTCGACCAGTTTTACGAGCAGATCTCGGTCACCATGCGGGAAGATGACGGATACGACGACTACGAAAAGTACAAAAAGCAAATTGGTGGCCTTTTGGGCGTCGACAAAACCGATCAAAAGGTTGAGCGAAAGAAAAAGCGTGGCAAAGACGTCGATTATTTTGACTGGATCGGTCAAGAAATCGCCATGAGCCTTGTTCCCGTCAATGAATCAGGTACACAGCAGGCCTACGTTGCCATTTTCCATGCGCCCGACAAGGAAAATGCAACCCATGACCTCAAAACGATCGAAAAGCGAATCAAAAACCGCACCCCGATCAAATTTGAGAATTATGAATATCTCGGCCACGAAATTGCC
Proteins encoded:
- a CDS encoding DUF3352 domain-containing protein — protein: MNDTPTAKKTNRKGGITRWIFLGLALGLLAVAQFILELDLSYPIIGGIAGGTLLLTLIWRRLPRLIHWILLLPLFAAAGLAGYLYFLKLDRHDIYEYVPKDAIFIVEADNPIENWKSLSKTKIWRHMKTNDLFSDIGGDCDYLDTLIKDNQQIFKLVSGKKLLVVAEMISESDYDFLYLMDLKEGGKISALLDIFKSVLKSAGLQMNRLEIDGHKCYGIGEGSDEVFLAFEGNVMVASYSKLLMTNAFEQAKKPFYTDNDEFLACRKRAYRTESGESLAKVHLNFSQLDEYLATFMGEVTGTVRSMSENMNFASFDLKMHDEFAEMSGDMTVDLQRASLPNVLSTMPGSEIRCINMLPSNTSFMMAIDFADFDQFYEQISVTMREDDGYDDYEKYKKQIGGLLGVDKTDQKVERKKKRGKDVDYFDWIGQEIAMSLVPVNESGTQQAYVAIFHAPDKENATHDLKTIEKRIKNRTPIKFENYEYLGHEIAFLEMKGFFKLFFGKLFNKFDKPKYTILDEFVVFSNDTTAIHRIIEVAHGSRSNLPMEPGFRQFFNEFETTSNYFTYVNGVEIFPFLPTMADGETTSDIQKNRKYITCFHHGGLQLLADEGVFDAKFHVAFKPENDKAWWDKLPE